A stretch of DNA from Telopea speciosissima isolate NSW1024214 ecotype Mountain lineage chromosome 5, Tspe_v1, whole genome shotgun sequence:
GGTCGGCTCGTCTCCTCACGGATGAGGACTTTGCCAACCCAGAGGTCGCCTTGTCTCTTTCCAACCCGAAGGTGAGGTCGGCTCGTCTTTTTCCAACCCGGAGGTCCGCTCGTCTCTTCATAGATGAGGGTCTTTATTGCCTCACGGATGAGGACTTTGCCAACCCGGAGGTCGACCTCGTCTCCTCACTGTTGAGGTCTTTGTTGCCTCACGGATGAGGACTTTGCCAACCCGGAGGTCGGCCTTGTCTCTTTCCAACCCCGAGGTCGCTCGTCTCCTCACAGATGAGGTCTTCGTTGCCTCACGGATGAGGACTTTGCCAACCCAAAGGTCAGCCTCGTCTCCTCACGGATGAGGTCCTCGTTGCCTCACGGATGAGGACTTTGCCAACCCGGAGGGTGGCCTCGTCCCTTTCCAACTTGGAGGTCGACTCGTCTCTTTCCAACCTGGAATTCAGCTCGTCTCTTTCTAAACCGTAGGTCGGCTCGTCTcctcacggatgaggtcttCGTTGCCTCACGGATGAAGACTTTGCCAACCCGGAGGTCGGCCTTGTCTTCTAGAAATTTCTGATTGCAATACTACTGCCATGATGAATCATCTTCGTAGCTTTTCTGATGCGGTTTTCCATAGATGGTGCCAATCTGTTACGGCAAGACCTGATCCAAGCTGACCTGCACAGAAGAGCAGAAGTGGCTAAGGGGTGCTGGATTAAGCCGGCGGAAtaactccgatgcctaagtcagacctCTTGCAACAGATAAATCTCTAAGTAAAGAAAGATGAGAATTCCCTCTCATACCTGTGCGATGCTTGGCTATTTATAGGGTTGAGTTTATAGATCATCATAGGCTCTTCATCGGTTCTAGACCGTATTTATGGATTCCTATTTGTATAGGTGGCATGTTCCTGGTGCAGACATGTGTCACAGGGAGTCATGCGGGTTGCATGATATGGGTGAAGTGATTCTGACCTTCGACTTATTCGCTGACTTAGGGAGTTGATGTGGTCGTCTCGGCTGCGGTATAACCGACCTGAACACTGATACTCGGCTTCATAATTTCTTCTTTGTATCGTTCATTGCCGACCTAATCTTTGTAAATTAGCTCGGCCTAGCCTTACGGGATAATTGAAGGTGACACCTGGCCGAACATGAATGGTTGTGCCGCATTATATCTATCATGTTCGGCTTGGGTCGGCCTAGAATCTGATAGTTGTAATGAGCTAGATGGATGATCTGAAGGTTGGCTCAGGTCAGATCGGGTTGGCCGGCATCTGACACGTATGATGAGCTAGATGGATAAGGTCAGCTCGGGTCGGCCTCATCCCAGATGTTGCCATAGGTCATCATCTCATTGGTCGATAGTAATTTGGTTCATcagtcatgaaacttggtatacaacctattttggaCCATTTAAACACATTGacactatcaaattttgcaaaatcaaagtccaaataggagtttgacttcggaccctaggttggtaggctacAATGTACTAAtctactaataggccctattctacacataagtTAGTattagaaagcaatcaaaacatacaattactgtaaaacaacttaattacttaaataagcattagaaatgtaaagTGTAAAATACGCCAATCTTAACATATACCTCTATGATTCCAAGCCATAATTTCGAAGCAAGTTAGACTCTGTACTGATGCATAGGCTTCCCATGTCGAAGTAGGTTAGCCTCTTGAacatattttttggaaaaaacagatttggggaaaaatggTTTACCTTGGAATGTCAAATCTTCTTCAAAATTCTTTGGATTAGTTGTAGATCTTGCAAATTCGATGATTGTTGACTGGTCTCGGTTGAGTTAAAGCATAACTTAAAAAGGGGTTTGGTTTAGTCTCGGTCGAACCGAGATCTCGATCTCGACTGAAACATTGTAGTTTTTCATTTCGCCTTCCATCTCGTCTCGCCTTTTGAAAATAACGAGATATTACTGAGATCTCGCCAGgtgagttcttgttccatgctcttgattttccaaaaagtgttgTTCAGAATATTGACTTGGAAAATGGAAACCCCCTCAACTTATTTATGTTCACCAAGTCAGACAAACACCTATTGGAAAGCTCTTGCTtcatttatctatttatttatgggagaaagaacgccacccggttGCGTAGCGCACGCCGCCCCTGCTCCCAAACACGGTTGCACTAAATGACCGCCACCCCCCcttgaaagatggaaatgaccaggggtgtggcggtcatttcgcgccccctgtgtctgggcacagggtaGCCGGTCGCGCAGCGCTGCGCCACTGGGTGGCATTCTTTATCCCTTTATTTACTTGTTGATTAATTTAACaccattttgtttcattttcacttttgtGATCCTTCGTGCAACCAAATAGAGCCAAAggcttcgtttggttgcaaggggaattaaagggaagagaagtgaaattttcaaacttaaaatagaattttttgtaatcattactaCATGTGACTGTAttactaactccaaatcattccatatttggttatttaaTTCCACTTAAAGTAAAATAAAacttacatgtaaaatgtatcattactaaatatggtaagaaatttaagtagtttatacaacacatggggtaatgattacaaaatttcttttttaggtttgaaaattttcactcccttccctttgatttcccttgcaaccaaacatagccttaatgtTTTCATCGAAGGATACAGTTTTTTGGATGCCAGCAATACATATAGTCATGTTGTTGTGAGAAAAAATCAATCCATAGAAGGTTCTTTGAAAGCTTCTTATCATCTTATCATGTACTCTTATACACTAACTTCTGTTTGTTTAATTACTTTAAGCAGGATCAAAATGGTCTTGTTGACGAGAAGTGTGAAAGCAGACTATATATTGGTAACCTTGACCAGAGAATAACAGAGTAAGATCACTCTTTTGATATGCTTGAGTTCTTTTTCAATACCGAACCTTTGAGCACTAAATTCCCTatcttctgttgcttcttcaTGACAACTCCCCCTTTTATTTTCCAGGGCTCTTCTGATTAAGCTATTTTCTCCATTTGGAAAGATTGTATCCGAGGACTTTCTGTGGCACACTCGTGGCCCAAAACGTGGAGAGCCACGTGGCTTTGCTTTTATCCAGTATAGTAGTAGAGAGGTAACTTGCCCAGATCTTTCAATATGCATGTGTGCTTGACTTATAAATCTTGTGAGGGGTCATCCCCATAGCCTAGGATTGAATCTTGCCTCATCTCCTCCCCCCCTCACCACCCACCAAAAGTTTCGCCAGATTATTCATTATGTTCCCTAGCAATGCCTTACTTCTGTCATTGAAGTGAGCATGCAGGAAGCAGAACTGGCCAAGGAGAAGATGAACGGAAGATTGGCTTGTGGGCGCCCTTTGGTTGTTCGGCTTGCTAGTGAGAAATTCTTGGTTGAAACAGCAGCTCATCCTCCCAAAACAGTTGGTGAGGCCAACAAATCAGGCCTTGCTGGTAGTCTTTCTGGACAAATGAGCCGGAGTGCTAAAATAGCTGCAATAAAGAACAAACTGAA
This window harbors:
- the LOC122663439 gene encoding probable RNA-binding protein 18 isoform X2 codes for the protein MDQNGLVDEKCESRLYIGNLDQRITEALLIKLFSPFGKIVSEDFLWHTRGPKRGEPRGFAFIQYSSREEAELAKEKMNGRLACGRPLVVRLASEKFLVETAAHPPKTVGEANKSGLAGSLSGQMSRSAKIAAIKNKLKAMEQESCSMKKPRQADSTDCGGLS
- the LOC122663439 gene encoding probable RNA-binding protein 18 isoform X1: MVAATNSNFYFRIHLPIMDQNGLVDEKCESRLYIGNLDQRITEALLIKLFSPFGKIVSEDFLWHTRGPKRGEPRGFAFIQYSSREEAELAKEKMNGRLACGRPLVVRLASEKFLVETAAHPPKTVGEANKSGLAGSLSGQMSRSAKIAAIKNKLKAMEQESCSMKKPRQADSTDCGGLS